A stretch of Halichondria panicea chromosome 1, odHalPani1.1, whole genome shotgun sequence DNA encodes these proteins:
- the LOC135352119 gene encoding P-selectin-like isoform X2, whose protein sequence is MSSTECPALQTIPNGAITYGPDSSPDYDAGTVATHTCNPGFSLVGSETRECFVGGRWSKLIPVCLPITCPPSTAPTNGSVIYSSIADKNGTYALDVVATYNCDNGFSLAGDQARTCTGDGNSTTGAFNGLPPTCESITCPALLFPNNGSIDFGGASPDENSTYAFNTVATYNCDAGFSLVGDQTRTCTGDGNSTTGAFDRLPPTCEPITCPALLFPNNGSIDFGVASPDENSTYAFNTVATYNCDAGFSLVGDQTRTCTGDGNSTTGAFDRLPPTCEPITCPALIVPNNGSIDFGVASPDENSTYAFDAVATYNCDAGFSLVGNHTRTCTGDGNSTTGAFNKLSPTCERECTLCFDSNNLP, encoded by the exons ATGTCCAGCACTGAATGTCCAGCACTGCAAACCATTCCAAACGGAGCTATTACATATGGTCCTGATTCTTCTCCTGATTATGATGCGGGTACAGTGGCTACTCATACCTGTAATCCTGGTTTCAGTCTGGTCGGATCTGAGACTCGAGAGTGTTTTGTCGGAGGGAGATGGTCTAAACTGATTCCTGTGTGCCTAC CTATAACCTGCCCTCCATCGACTGCTCCTACTAATGGATCTGTGATATACAGTTCTATTGCTGATAAAAATGGAACCTATGCCCTGGATGTGGTTGCGACCTACAACTGTGACAATGGATTTTCTTTGGCTGGTGACCAAGCAAGGACgtgtactggagatggcaaCAGCACTACTGGTGCTTTTAATGGATTGcctccaacttgtgaat CCATAACATGCCCCGCTCTGCTCTTCCCGAACAACGGCAGTATTGACTTTGGTGGAGCCTCACCTGATGAAAACAGTACCTATGCTTTTAATACGGTTGCTACCTACAACTGTGACGCTGGGTTTTCTCTGGTTGGTGACCAAACAAGGACctgtactggagatggcaaCAGCACTACTGGTGCTTTTGATAGATtacctccaacttgtgaac CCATAACATGCCCCGCTCTGCTATTCCCGAACAATGGCAGTATTGACTTTGGTGTAGCCTCACCTGATGAAAACAGTACCTATGCTTTTAATACGGTTGCTACCTACAACTGTGACGCTGGGTTTTCTCTGGTTGGTGACCAAACAAGGACgtgtactggagatggcaaCAGCACTACTGGTGCTTTTGATAGATtacctccaacttgtgaac CCATAACATGCCCCGCTCTGATCGTCCCGAACAATGGCAGTATTGACTTTGGTGTAGCCTCACCTGATGAAAACAGTACCTATGCTTTTGATGCGGTTGCTACCTACAACTGTGACGCTGGGTTTTCTCTGGTTGGTAACCATACAAGGACATGTACTGGAGATGGTAATAGCACTACTGGTGCTTTTAATAAATTgtctccaacttgtgaacgtgAGTGCACACTTTGTTTTGACTCTAATAACCTTCCATAG
- the LOC135352119 gene encoding sushi, nidogen and EGF-like domain-containing protein 1 isoform X1 — MKDFLFVLAAVFLLCKIPQILCDYCEPLMFNGMLNYNQPRIIYPAGTVATHSCSAGFGFTCENPRTCMNSTDDSGVGSWSGLDLTCEPLPQSDFYSFGTTAGDSSLPRGDDNSSPVVSLPNIGLPYYGQIHNQLYVNTNGHITFFDPSGSYVPDPFPLANNLQLITPYWVDLDTRNSLSGLVWYRIATDSTTLGRAATDIQRAFPDQLPFTPAWLLVATWDHVGRHEREVDVTSTFQCVLATDGQSTFVMFLYVDGGIQWDNPGQVGLNAGDGIRFFSHPDSFSSRVTNIHTTSNVGTPGVWIFKADGDEVVPAGCLNAECPALNVQHCKPFQTELLHMVLILLLIMMRVQWLLIPVILVSVWSDLRLESVLSEGDGLN; from the exons ATGAAGGACTTCTTGTTTGTTCTTGCAGCAGTTTTCCTGTTGTGCAAAATTCCTCAAATATTGTGTG ATTACTGCGAGCCACTTATGTTCAACGGAATGCTGAACTACAACCAACCACGAATTATTTACCCCGCGGGAACGGTTGCTACACACTCTTGCTCTGCCGGTTTTGGTTTCACATGTGAAAACCCTAGAACTTGTATGAACAGTACCGATGATTCTGGTGTTGGCAGCTGGAGTGGACTTGACCTCACCTGCGAAC CCCTTCCACAAAGTGATTTCTATTCATTTGGAACTACTGCTGGAGATAGTTCACTACCAAGAGGAGATGACAACTCATCCCCAGTCGTATCTCTACCTAACATCGGTTTACCGTACTATGGACAAATTCACAACCAACTTTAT GTGAATACAAATGGACACATCACATTTTTTGATCCTTCTGGTTCATATGTACCAGACCCATTTCCTCTTGCAAATAACCTTCAGCTTATCACTCCCTACTGGGTTGACTTAGATACTCGAAACTCTCTAAGTGGTCTAGTATGGTATCGCATTGCTACTGATTCAACAACTCTAGGGAGAGCTGCAACTGACATTCAAAGAGCATTTCCAGACCAACTTCCATTCACTCCAGCGTGGTTGCTTGTTGCAACATGGGACCATGTTGGGAGACATGAGCGCGAAGTTGATGTG ACAAGCACTTTTCAATGTGTTTTGGCAACTGATGGTCAGTCAACTTTTGTAATGTTCTTGTATGTTGATGGAGGGATTCAGTGGGACAATCCCGGTCAAGTGGGTCTGAATGCTGGTGATGGAATTCGGTTCTTTAGCCATCCTGACTCATTTTCATCGCGAGTCACTAACATTCACACTACAAGCAACGTAGGGACTCCTGGAGTTTGGATATTTAAAGCGGACGGAGACGAAGTTGTGCCTGCCGGATGCTTAAATG CTGAATGTCCAGCACTGAATGTCCAGCACTGCAAACCATTCCAAACGGAGCTATTACATATGGTCCTGATTCTTCTCCTGATTATGATGCGGGTACAGTGGCTACTCATACCTGTAATCCTGGTTTCAGTCTGGTCGGATCTGAGACTCGAGAGTGTTTTGTCGGAGGGAGATGGTCTAAACTGA